CGGCCTCCCGATCCCGGTGGGCGTCGAAGGAAGGAGCATCCTGTGACCGATACCTCGCAGTGGGTGACGACGACGAAGCACTACGGGCCCGAGCCGGCCGAGCGCGGCTTCACGGTGTGGTTCACCGGGCTCTCGGGCTCGGGCAAGTCCACGCTGGCCGAGATGCTGGCGGCCGAGCTCGAGGCACGGGGCACGCGCTGGGAGCTGCTCGACGGCGACGTCGTGCGGCTGAACCTCTCGAAGGGGCTCGGCTTCTCCAAGGAGGACCGGGACACGAACATCCTGCGGATCGGATGGGTGGCCGAACGGCTCACCTACCACGGCGCGGCGGTGCTCGTCTCGGCCATCTCGCCGTACCGCGCGGCGCGCGAAGAGGTCCGCAAGAGCATCCCGCGGTTCGTGGAGGTGTTCGTCAGCTGCTCCGTCGAGGAGTGCGCCCGCCGCGACGTGAAGGGCCTGTACCAGAAGGCGTTCGCCGGCGAGATCACCGGG
This genomic window from Actinomycetota bacterium contains:
- the cysC gene encoding adenylyl-sulfate kinase, translated to MTDTSQWVTTTKHYGPEPAERGFTVWFTGLSGSGKSTLAEMLAAELEARGTRWELLDGDVVRLNLSKGLGFSKEDRDTNILRIGWVAERLTYHGAAVLVSAISPYRAAREEVRKSIPRFVEVFVSCSVEECARRDVKGLYQKAFAGEITGFTGVDDPYEEPESPEVVVRTDEQSREECLQAILDALAERGLIEDARPRV